One Sodalinema gerasimenkoae IPPAS B-353 DNA segment encodes these proteins:
- the rppA gene encoding two-component system response regulator RppA, translating to MRILLVEDEPDLGAILERLLVREKYVVDWLQDGDTAWEYLQQGWTHYAVAILDWLLPGLSGLELCQRLRQQNNSLPVLMLTAKDQVADKVAGLNAGADDYLVKPFSNAELLARVRALQRRSQSLKPQHLTLGNLTLDYGTFSITLRDAQGQSHAIALTAKEFQLLEYLMQHPNQILSRDQIMNQVWSMQANPTSNVVPAQMRLLRRKLRQYHGEGLIETVHGIGYCLRVPQ from the coding sequence ATGCGAATCCTATTAGTCGAAGATGAACCCGATCTCGGCGCAATTCTCGAACGACTGTTAGTTCGGGAAAAATACGTGGTGGATTGGTTGCAAGATGGAGACACCGCTTGGGAGTATCTGCAACAGGGTTGGACCCATTACGCGGTAGCCATCCTGGATTGGCTCTTACCGGGGTTGTCGGGACTCGAACTCTGTCAACGGTTACGTCAGCAAAACAACAGTCTGCCGGTGTTGATGCTGACGGCAAAAGACCAGGTCGCCGATAAAGTGGCAGGACTTAATGCTGGGGCGGATGATTATCTCGTCAAACCTTTTAGCAATGCCGAATTGTTAGCACGGGTGCGGGCCTTACAACGGCGATCGCAATCCCTAAAACCCCAGCACCTGACCCTCGGTAACCTTACCCTAGACTATGGAACCTTCAGCATTACCCTCCGCGATGCCCAAGGACAGTCTCACGCTATTGCTTTGACCGCTAAAGAGTTTCAGCTTTTAGAATATCTGATGCAGCATCCCAATCAAATCCTCAGCCGCGATCAGATTATGAATCAAGTCTGGTCCATGCAAGCTAACCCCACCAGTAATGTGGTTCCGGCACAAATGCGGCTGCTACGACGGAAACTCAGACAGTACCACGGTGAAGGGTTAATTGAAACCGTGCATGGCATTGGCTATTGTCTACGGGTTCCTCAATGA
- a CDS encoding DUF305 domain-containing protein, with translation MIRRNNLFWGIAVAGLLPLGGLLGGCAEEPQDTAAGDPNAMMEDHEDMMNGHEGMTDDHEGMMNGHGCMVDDHECMMEAHEDMMHDMDLGPADATYDLRFIDAMTVHHEGAIVMAEAALENSERDEIIQLATDIISEQEREIAQMREWREEWYPEAPEEPVMYHEEMDHDMAMSDEMAAAMRMDMDLGPADEEFDLRFINAMILHHEGAVEMAQDLQEKSDRSEMQDLADDIISAQQAEIDQMEAWRQEWYDL, from the coding sequence ATGATACGACGCAATAATCTTTTTTGGGGAATAGCGGTAGCGGGTCTATTACCCTTAGGTGGCTTGCTAGGGGGGTGCGCCGAGGAACCCCAAGATACGGCCGCCGGTGATCCCAATGCCATGATGGAAGACCATGAAGACATGATGAATGGTCATGAAGGCATGACGGATGACCATGAAGGTATGATGAATGGTCATGGATGTATGGTGGATGACCACGAGTGCATGATGGAGGCCCACGAGGACATGATGCACGATATGGATCTCGGACCCGCCGATGCTACCTATGATTTACGCTTCATCGACGCCATGACTGTGCATCATGAAGGGGCAATTGTGATGGCTGAGGCCGCGTTAGAAAACTCCGAGCGAGACGAAATTATCCAGTTGGCGACGGACATTATTTCCGAACAGGAGCGGGAAATTGCCCAGATGCGGGAATGGCGAGAAGAGTGGTATCCTGAGGCTCCCGAAGAACCGGTTATGTACCATGAGGAGATGGACCACGACATGGCCATGAGTGATGAGATGGCTGCGGCCATGCGCATGGATATGGATCTCGGACCGGCAGATGAAGAGTTTGACTTGCGCTTTATCAACGCCATGATTCTCCACCATGAGGGCGCTGTTGAGATGGCCCAGGACTTACAGGAAAAGAGCGATCGCTCTGAAATGCAAGACCTCGCCGACGACATCATTAGTGCTCAGCAGGCTGAAATCGACCAAATGGAAGCTTGGCGACAGGAGTGGTATGACCTGTAG